The following nucleotide sequence is from Vanessa cardui chromosome 19, ilVanCard2.1, whole genome shotgun sequence.
gcgTTATTTATTGCAATTGTTGGCAACGATACAAAcaactcattatatattttgctaaattacattaattatcattttttaaacaaaaactacCAACAGATCGTAGCTTATAAACTACATACAGCTATAAAAAATATCGCCCTGAATTATTATAACGCAAGAGGGTATACGAAATTATAGGTGATATCTTTCAATGGGGGAATATTGAAGGCCAAGTACTTCAATATTCCCCCATTGAAAGAGGCACCTTCTGAGGCACCTGACTTTTTGAGTATATGCAATGAACACTAGATCTCAGTAGCCTATCCGTTTGTATgacgatttttttatcaaataaaatccaaGCAGTTTTAACACACATCTCTTGCTAATAATAATCAATCGTGtccataaaatacaaaataattggcATCCCTAGCGTTTGCCCAAATAATGTACTTAGGCATGAAATCACTTTGCATATAAACGCGTGTCAGATTAGACCTAACAATGCGATTAATTGTTACgatatacatatgcatatattatacaggggttcaaagaaaacataaaaaattaaaaaaaataataataattactatatttttattttttgtacaataacACACTGCCACATGAAAGTGGTCATCACCGCTCATAAGCGTTGACGGTGTTAGGAATATTAACTactttataaagatatatgtcatacaaattatgatatacTAGTACATTAACtatgaagtaattaaaaaaaaaataacagcatGTAAACTTTTTCTACGTGATTTGGCACTCTTGCATATTTCcagtaaaaaaattatcttatgTCATTCGGTCATTGAACTTAGTCAAAACAAAACACGTCGTTACAAAGATGGAAGAACTAATAAATCTACTTATGTATGCATATTAAGAAGGTATTCGTATTTGCAACATGAAAAACATCGACAAACGCAGCCGTATAATTACAGGCTTTACTGAACCGAATAATTGTTTACATGTTAACGGAACGATATatcatacaaacatatgtatatttaaaaaataaaatactgaacTTAAGCATCAACCTGTatctatatgatttttttttatgttatcatcaaatatatttactattgaaCCAAAAACGAATCACGCGATTACAAACAACagtgaatataaatatacaaattaatcaatcaatcgcAATGTGTATTTCGATTTAACCAACTGTGGTCAAAATGACTAAGGCCTTGTGTTTTGCGCTCTTGTTCGTGTATTGTTCGTGTAGCAAATCAAAAAATGACTTGAGGATACCTAGTGGTAATTCTTTgtgatcattaataataattgttatattttttttatgtcgtcgtatatataaaaaaaaaaacaatcaatacaGACACTTTCCGAATAATAATTAGGCTGAAAAGTGTAACACTTTCGTCATCACGACTCTTTGTATGTCTGTATAGACACAATCACATACATAGTGTGTGTATACACAGTGTAAATACTCACAAGCGTGTTTATATGTATTGGTTAAagtgatttaataattatttaataagattcGTTCGTCCTTCCTGAAATACTTTCTAAGAAAATTGCTATTATTAAGCCTAATTAAAGTTCTctcattaaaacattaattattattaatagcacATATTGGaacttctttaattatttaataatattgtgttcaattttaataagaacCTAAgtgatgcatttttttattcgctGACTATAAATACGGttgaattttatagattttctaAAAGGATAATTTGTGTGGTTATGTATAacagttttatttctttgtagTTGCTGATCTTAATAATTCAGATGGATCTGTAGGAAACATCGGTAAGTACTTTAAGTATTAATTGATAcaatttaaagattaaatttttttttatagtcaacGTACCCAAAATTGGTGAGAACCTATTtcaattctaattaaaaaaaaaacgatataaaaagGCTAGGGATATTTCCTTGTCTGTATcactgataatatttatgtatagtttGATAACAACCGTTAATCTTGAGGAACTGAAGGTAGACTGTATGCAATGTCCATACCTGCGTAAGTAGTCCGCAGACATTACTAACTCGACTATTAGCGACCTAGCATAATTTTTCTATTGAACCTAAAAATGatattgttttcaaccgacttcaaaaaggaggagtttatcaattcgtctgtatttttttttatgtttgttaccgcataacttttcactgggtggcccgattttgataatttttttttatgtagctTTGTTTCCTCGATAACTAATAACAAtagtctatttattttatatataatttaatattttttcataacataacacgtaaaatttaatttataatatatttcattatgaaCAGCTCTAAAAGTCTTTGTATTTTCTGATAAGAATATACTGATTCACAAAATTTTAGGTTGTATCGTCACATGCCGTTGCCTATTTcggtgataaaaaaaaactatgacaATGTAttcgtttatgttttttttaaggtGGAGGCTCAATCGGTAATATTGCTAACATCGCACAAGCTAGTAAGTATATTTTGTCGGTTTTATTTGatagtatataatttactaagccgatataaaaatatatttaaaggatttaacatatcataataaatacaatattctaTATGGTATCCATACTCAGAAAGATcttacgaaataatatttttcccaGACTAGCCCAATGGTGATATGTGTACCGataattgtgggttcaaatcctgtATAGGCTGAATTTTTATCTGTTTATGTATCACCTTGTGATTTTGAAGGAAAATCTCGTGAATATGCTTGAATGTGTTGctgaaaatatatcatttgtGAATCCCGCATCGGAGTAGTGTGTGGGAATATGTTTCTATTTAGAAAGGGGAGGCTATAGTCCAGCAATGAGTGAAGTAaagaagatatattttattttagaagatacattttataatattttttcagataTCGGACCATTGGGTGGTATAGGAAATCTCGGCAACAATGCTCTTGgatgtaagttttatttattaaatatttttaatggcatTTTGAAACTCATCTGTCAAAAATCAGATGAGCGACAgtttttttgcaaaaaaaaaaatacattatcgtttttaaaaagattcatgacatgattaaaatttttgttcaaacagaaaataaaaaaatacatttttctgaACGCAAATTATGTTCTTGTGTAAataaagatttgtttttttcaatttttataacgttaaacaattttcaaatctatttttattgccaatattattttaaagtacacAACTTCAGAAGAAATTTTGTGCAACTGTAATTATCGCCTAGCAAGcctattttacttaaataatcgATTGACAATAATTTGGCTCTAATAACATTGTAATTTGAACTTTATTCCAAATTAATACGTGGCCTTTTGGCCTAAAGATGGCAACTGGTAAAAACACTGGAGGTAGGAGGGGTAGTAAATTACGACGCGAAGACTAATGAGACTACGACTGGTATCACATATAGGGCGTTTGTAGTTTGACAAAGTAAcatctgattttttttagttttcggATTGAATCTTAAAGACAATTTAGTCTGTCTAGTTCGGTCGGTCATCTTCGTAAATACGATTTTAGCcgttgcaaaatatattttctaaagtcTTGTACAACACGAGTCTTACATTTATACATAGTATCCATGATTCTGATACTtacactttcatatttatttaataacagaaATATTACAAGGtcattttattactttgtgtaaattataattatggtcTTCCACAGATATCAGTTCGCTGGGATCCTTAGCGAACCTCGGCGGTATGAAcagtaagtttaattattatttatattaaaaaaggtgTTAATAACACTggcgaaattattaataaatgattatcgtagcactttatttttatgagataTTCCGTCATtgacttgaaaaatatttttttgatatgtaACTGTTATACCTAatactattcaaaattaatacagTTACTgtgtttaattcatatttgtatatatttaagcacttaatgttaaattcttatattaaattcaatgaagattaaattaaatttaaaaaaattattaaattaaattatttaacgtaGAATTGATTtaagttttgtaattaataatcatttaaacaaataaagtcAAAAACAAAACCTAGTAACGTTTTTTTGATAAACGTTCACCTCAAATGTTGCATAAAGAATATCTGTTTTTCAGATGGCGGTCAGGGAAACAACGGTAGTATgtattcgtttatttataattttgtcaaGAACGAATGTCTGTGTGAATGTGAACGCATGAATGAAAGATTGATAAATGGGGAACTCTATCCAATGATTGacttaaaatggattttaataataatattttttcacagaTCTTGGTTCTATTGGAAACATTGCCAACGTTGCCCAGAGCAGTaagtagtatatgtatatttaaataatactttaacttACACTCTTCCGGCAGAAATCATTTATGTCTATAAGAGATTATAGTTTTCTCTGAAGCTTTCTCTTTCTCTAACAGATAAGAGTTTTCAACTAAGTTCTCTCTAAGttctttcaaaattttttttcgtaatattaCAATACGATTAGTAAACGAtcgaatgaatttaaaacaaaaattaaacacatgagcAATGACACTTACCTAgataggtattaaaaaaaagtaatatatttaataaaaaaatatgaaaaaaatatatattatttaaaagccgATATAGCCGATAACCTGGAATCAATGTATTTTAACTGATGATCACGAGTTCTAAGCCaaacaagcatttttgaatttccatgtgtttaatttgtgttaaggaaaacaccgtgagccTGGTCtcatctaatttcaatgaaatttatcTACAAAGTGTAATCGCCAATACGCATTGGAGAAGCCTCGTAGAACTAGCTCTAAAccttgtcaaaataataatacgttatCAGTATCATCTTTTCTATACATAACCTTTGTTTTGCAGATCTCGGATCTACCTCTATTGGTAATATCGCCACGGTTGTTCAAGCAAGTAAGTCGTCGTATGCTTTGGATATTGTTTTTGAACTCACTATGTTAAGAACATGTACATAacacatttaattttgaaacgGTTTTATTGAGGACTTGAATTTCACAAATCTATATATTCCTAAAATAATTCATCATTAAATTAACATCGTCATcgatattttaactaaaaatattgacacatttcataaaacattaatttttttttaaataatttgattcatTCGTAAATTATTGTGGCTGCAGATGTAGACACGAGTGGTTCTGACGGTAACTCGAACTCGGGAGACAACAACagtaacaacaataataataacaatagcaacaataacaataacaatagcaacaacaacaataataataataacaacaacgaACAAAATGGTAAGTACGAGtaattatttgattatgatTGGTTTAACTAAGCAAGAactagattttattattgttttaaatttttggtattggtttaattttagtttatcaaCAAAAGATAAGCTAAAAAGAGATGTGAGAAAGTAAAGATATCATGATTTCTTAGAATAATTACACATAATACTTTACGTTAAATGACatcataaattaacaaaacattatcAGTTTCTTGAacgtaattaaaagtaaaaaaaggttaatttttaagttaatgtaGACGGCGtaacttttttgtatttttaaaaaaaaacttaaagttGTAAAACACAagctcaatatttattactgccACCTTTTCCAAAAACTAAGCTGTCAAGTgcaataagttatatttaaatcggTAGCTAACTTACAGATattatacgatatttttttctttattattaattaggttATATTATTACAGGTAATGGATCCCAGGGCAATGTAGGCAACGTAGCTAACGTTGCTCAAAGTAGtaagtatatcatattttattttattttattatcagatttgatttgatatactagtattatgaatgtgaaagtaactctgtcagtccATCTGACTCTCTTTCACGATCACCAATGAAcaaaatttgatgtaatttgctGTGAAGCATActggaactccaagaaagggcaagagctatttttgcctgacatataATAATCAAcccccctaaaacgcgagcgtgGCACAAGGAatacaacatcttagtttccaagttcGGTGACGTATTGGTGACGatacgaaataataatttttcataacaataCTATAAGTAAGCAGTTgcttttaagatatattataaagtaaggTCCTTTTAATTGATATTCTTAAACTTTAGTGAGTTTTCGAGCCGTTGGTTTTACATCTGATCTTTCGGTCGTAACCGATTACCAGGCCGTTGGATAATGAGAGACAGATAATACGGAAGCAAATTATGTCGCGTTATGTGCACTTGTGCGTTAAAATATCTGCTGGATTATTGACTAGTATATAAAATTTCTCTTTAATGCCGATATGCAGCCAAAAGagcattgttatatattatttttgttttttacagaTGCTCAAGGACAGGGATTACTTGGTAACATTGCTACCGTGGTTCAAGCTAgtgagttaataaatattttttaataaatcgaaaTATCCTTTTAACCGTCTACTATGTGGCTTGTATACAAGCAAGtattgcatttttataataCCCTTCCGATTCACGGGGAtaaaggaaagcatcgtgagaaaacctacacATATAAGATGAAATCATGCCTAAAACTTTCTAAGGAAGACTACATATTGCCAAAAGTGATAcattttacaggctgtcacttaaGAACTGTATGTTTTTGGACAGAATTAATTGGGCGTATCGTTTTGGatcaataaagtaattaatgaatTCTAGTAATATTATCAGTATCGAATACAAATAAAGCGATTTTGTTTCAGACGTCAATACCGGTCAGTCAAATTCAAACTCGAACTCAAACTCAATCGGTAACGTTGGAAACATCGCTCAAAgcagtaagtattattttagtcAAAATTTGTATCAAATTTATACGTACAACTTAAACGAGACTAAAGCCACCGGATGCGCTTGGTGGATGATGATGAAGATTAATAATCTTCCATGTATTGATTATCGtcataatttacttggtggtagggctttatgcaagccagtcagggtaggtaccacccactcatcagtttaatatttcttacagcgtcattgtctatgggcgatggcgaccacttaccatcaggtgacccatatgctcgtccgtcaacctataccataaaaaaaaattaattgaaacgtTTTTGTATCAGATGTTGGAGGATCACAAGGACAAGGCCTTCTGGGTAGCATTGGTAACATTGCCAACGTCGGACAAAGCAGtaagtaatgtttattattacgaTATCTCTTGATTGCGATTGTAACCAAATTTATACGActgagccgagatagcccagtcattagaacgcgtgcatcttaacctatgattgcgagttcaaacccaagcaaaaccactgaatattcttgtgcttaattgtttataattcatctcgtgatgggcggtgaaggaaaacatcgtgaggaaacctgcacgtgtctaatttcatacaaattatgCCACATATGTTTtacaccaacgcgcattggaacagtgcgATTTAATATGTTCTAAAAAACTTCTCCCAAAAAGGgagaaaaggccttagcccagcagtgggaaatttacagactgtcgTTGGTGTTGTTTATACGAcacattaatatgtataaaactgAGAAGACTCGTAAAATTAATAGAGACTAAAACCACTGGATTCCGTTCGGTGGATAATGCTTCTGTTCTTCTTTTAAACATAAGATAGAAGATAAGTAATCTTCTTAGTTGATCATCGTCATCATTTCAATCGTTTTTTTCTCAGATGTCGGAGGATCACAGGGACAAGGTCTTCTTGGTAGCATTGGCAACATTGCTAACGTCGGACAAAGcagttagtaatatttattattaccataTCTCTTGATTGTGATTATTACcaaatttatacaatacatgAATATGTATAAAACTGTGAAGACTCGTAGAATTCAATCGAGATTAAAGCCACTGGACTCAGTTCGGTGGATCAATCTTCTATTCTtcttttaaacacaaaatagaAGATTCGTAATCTTCTGTGTATtgatcaattgtttttttattagatgtCGGTGGATCACAAGGACAAGGTCTTATTGGTAGCATTGGTAACATTGCCAACGTCGGACAAAGCAgtgagtaatatttattattaccataTTTTTTGATTGCGAATATTACCAAATGTAAACGATACATTAACATGTATAAAACTGAGAAAACTCTTAGAATTAATCGAGATTAAAGCCACTGGACTCAGTTCGGTGGATCAATCTTCTATTCTTCTCTTAAACACAAGATAGAAGATAAGTAAACTTCTGTGTATTGATCGACGTCATAATATCAATCGTTTTTATTAGATGTCGGAGGATCACAAATACAAGGTCTTCTTGGTAGCATTGGTAACATTGCCAACGTCGGACAAAgcagtaagtaatatttattattactttatttctttatataagttatgctgcctcatgtgcattctcccaacccacattggaacagcgcggtgtaatatgttccaaatcttctcctcaaaggtagaggaggccttagcctggcagtgggaaatttacaggctgttattgttgttgttgatataattttaatcgttttttattagATGCCGGAGGATCACAAGGACAAGGCCTTCTGGGTAGCATTGGTAACATTGCCAACGTCGGACAAAGCAGTaagtaatacttattattaccaTATTTCTTgacataaattatgaataatattttattgacacaCAAATGTCTATCTGCAGATATTAATGGACAACAAGGCTTGGGTATCGGCAACATCGCTAACGTCGGACAAAGTAGtgagtatttgattattatagtcaTAATCTAGATCCTTGGTACAAAGCaatgaatgataataatattagacATTTCTGCCCAGAAACTCTCAGTGTATTAATTCGCCTCGGAAGGCATTTAAAGTTGGTACTGGTCGGAACTCTCTTCAGTAACGTCGAATAgctgaaatacaaaataagcaGATAcgagtaattaattatactgtATTTCGAAGGAATAAagagtttattaaaatagtttaataggTATATTACACAAGACAATATCTTTCAAATATGATACCATTTATAGGAACTATTAGTAGCGTTTGAAAAGCGTTTACTTTTTGtgataatatactttattaaaatgaacCTTATTATGAgtctatgaatattatttaaaatgaatttaatgtttttattgaaaaattacaGACATTGGTGGACTTCTGGGTCCTTCTGGTAATATCGGTAACGTTGCTAACATCGGGCAGAGCAGTAAGtacatagttaatattttgttcaaatatttCTAAACTTATTCAAGTATTAAAACTTTCATCTATCTTTTTTATAGATCTTGCAGCCATTCTTAACTATTTGTACGGCAATGGTCAGAACTGTAAGTacaagaatatatgtatatatgttccaaatttaaatcctttttttttaaattaaatatgatttgagTTGTGTTTTATACAAGATTATTCTTGCAGATTATTCATACGGTAGAGGATACAATAACTACGAcaacaacaattattataataataaaaataattacaacaacaataacaactacaacaacagaTTTAATTACGACAAcaacatgtattataataacaacaataattacaataacaacaataattatggtaagatttattttgtaactctGTTTAAGTACCCTAACATAATCTATCAACTTCATTCACTCCCTCgcgaaataattttcaaataaatttctttaaatttattatatcgtaggcatttaaatatagtttccAATATTAAGAAAAGTGTTTTTTCTTTAAGGCGAGGATAGAAACATCGAACGGCCTTGTCAAGTCTTCGACACTTACTGTATCAGAAAGTACTTTGCGGAGAACTCCAAGTGCAAGGAGTCCCAAGGCCCAGTACCAGACCCAATGTACAGAACCCAGTCCACGTCGTTCCTTCCAAGAGTTAATATAACGATGACATCCCATGATGCTTTATACAGTGGACTTAATGGCAGAATTGAGGAGTTCtagtaagtttaattattattatactttaaattttaattggggGTAGGTTTTTGTACAAAACTGCCTAGGgaagtacaaataaaataaaataaggtactctcatatcaaatattctaccacaaaacaGCATATCTTATTGTTGCATtgaatttgaagggtgagtgaaccaatgCAACTAAAAGGTACGGTTgacataatatttgtttttggttgaaggtgcattgacgatgaaaggaaatGTTTTTTACAGTGGAAGTGACTTATCATCAGTGAAGGTCGTggtaacaatttttttgaaaatcggTGAACGCACACTTATTGTCACTCGAAGTaaacagaaaatatatattcgtatatgCCAGTGACCTGCTCTAGATTTTGAGGTTTAATTGATTACacagaaaaaaatagtatatatcaatttattgcTATCTACTCAGGTACAATGTAGCTTTTAGCTGGTGAAAAAGTTTCCGAACTGATACTTAAAATCCGGAGATTATCGCTACATATAAACGGACTTGAcctctttgtaatattagcgaagataattaataaaatactatacagttatttatatacaactatTTTTTTCTGAGTGTTTTGAAACCACTAATATGAAAAACATCAAATTTTTTTTCAGCATCAACAAAGAAACTGATAAATTGGTCCTGGCCATCGAATTCCGTAACTTAACTTTCTACTCGAAAGACACTTACTTCCGGTTCCATCGTCGCGGAAGAGAACCCATTGTCAACGTGGACTATCTCTACGttaattacagtaattatttttcttttcttttaacaCAAAGATAGTTTTTAATCTTACATGCCtgtatatattttgtctttGACAACAAGTGTAGAAAAAGGAGCACATCGGCTTATGATAGGAATAATTATGATAGTTACCTTTTATTAATCCATCTGTCTAttcaacacaatttttttttatctccaTAGAacctttttcaaaatatttttaacagatatatacttgtgtatataaaatgtcGTGTATTCAGAAATGAAGAGCCTTGAGAAAACTGCATTTTTTGGGCAGATTTCTGCCAGTTGTTTACAAGTttaaactattttcattatttaacgttatttttatcattaattatgatagtaagttttaaataatatatatatattttcttggtTAACAATGCAACTACCATAGCGTAGTCAGGTAGCAATCTTTTATTTGTTGATATGGTGGTGTGCTTATTAATGCAAATTCCGAAGTTCTTACACCTTAGAAGACAATAATGACGGTTATTGGTAATTTTCATCTAAGTATTTTCATTAACAGCCTGTGATTAGCCACTACCCAAGCAAGTAGGGCTAATCTTTTGCGTGAGCACTATGGTTAGTATTGTAACTCTGCAGGAGATAGAAAGCTACCGTGACGGAAATCAGTCTCTAAGGCTTCTTTATCACCGGTTTTTTTTCCAGAATCCGTGGTGTCTACCATCGTTATTCCTAACAGGAAAGACCTTCAGCTACAGAAGAGCGAAACCGTGTCATACGTCAACGAAGTCCCATCGTTTAGCATTGGAAGGAACGCTTTCGATCACCCAGGTAAACTCGACATTTTATACACTATGATTGAAAGTGTAGATAACaatttgtgtaattattatactgtttcataaaataataagtgaaAATATTTAG
It contains:
- the LOC124537934 gene encoding GATA zinc finger domain-containing protein 15-like isoform X1; this encodes MTKALCFALLFVYCSCSKSKNDLRIPSVADLNNSDGSVGNIGGGSIGNIANIAQANIGPLGGIGNLGNNALGYISSLGSLANLGGMNNGGQGNNGNLGSIGNIANVAQSNLGSTSIGNIATVVQANVDTSGSDGNSNSGDNNSNNNNNNNSNNNNNNSNNNNNNNNNNEQNGNGSQGNVGNVANVAQSNAQGQGLLGNIATVVQANVNTGQSNSNSNSNSIGNVGNIAQSNVGGSQGQGLLGSIGNIANVGQSNVGGSQGQGLLGSIGNIANVGQSNVGGSQGQGLIGSIGNIANVGQSNVGGSQIQGLLGSIGNIANVGQSNAGGSQGQGLLGSIGNIANVGQSNINGQQGLGIGNIANVGQSNIGGLLGPSGNIGNVANIGQSNLAAILNYLYGNGQNYYSYGRGYNNYDNNNYYNNKNNYNNNNNYNNRFNYDNNMYYNNNNNYNNNNNYGEDRNIERPCQVFDTYCIRKYFAENSKCKESQGPVPDPMYRTQSTSFLPRVNITMTSHDALYSGLNGRIEEFYINKETDKLVLAIEFRNLTFYSKDTYFRFHRRGREPIVNVDYLYVNYKSVVSTIVIPNRKDLQLQKSETVSYVNEVPSFSIGRNAFDHPDSTVQLAKAQILTDISTDAQEMELTESAFYASTFIQYSICDFGLKVL
- the LOC124537934 gene encoding GATA zinc finger domain-containing protein 15-like isoform X2, which translates into the protein MTKALCFALLFVYCSCSKSKNDLRIPSVADLNNSDGSVGNIDIGPLGGIGNLGNNALGYISSLGSLANLGGMNNGGQGNNGNLGSIGNIANVAQSNLGSTSIGNIATVVQANVDTSGSDGNSNSGDNNSNNNNNNNSNNNNNNSNNNNNNNNNNEQNGNGSQGNVGNVANVAQSNAQGQGLLGNIATVVQANVNTGQSNSNSNSNSIGNVGNIAQSNVGGSQGQGLLGSIGNIANVGQSNVGGSQGQGLLGSIGNIANVGQSNVGGSQGQGLIGSIGNIANVGQSNVGGSQIQGLLGSIGNIANVGQSNAGGSQGQGLLGSIGNIANVGQSNINGQQGLGIGNIANVGQSNIGGLLGPSGNIGNVANIGQSNLAAILNYLYGNGQNYYSYGRGYNNYDNNNYYNNKNNYNNNNNYNNRFNYDNNMYYNNNNNYNNNNNYGEDRNIERPCQVFDTYCIRKYFAENSKCKESQGPVPDPMYRTQSTSFLPRVNITMTSHDALYSGLNGRIEEFYINKETDKLVLAIEFRNLTFYSKDTYFRFHRRGREPIVNVDYLYVNYKSVVSTIVIPNRKDLQLQKSETVSYVNEVPSFSIGRNAFDHPDSTVQLAKAQILTDISTDAQEMELTESAFYASTFIQYSICDFGLKVL
- the LOC124537934 gene encoding putative uncharacterized protein DDB_G0289263 isoform X4 — its product is MTKALCFALLFVYCSCSKSKNDLRIPSVADLNNSDGSVGNIGGGSIGNIANIAQANIGPLGGIGNLGNNALGYISSLGSLANLGGMNNGGQGNNGNLGSIGNIANVAQSNLGSTSIGNIATVVQANVDTSGSDGNSNSGDNNSNNNNNNNSNNNNNNSNNNNNNNNNNEQNGNGSQGNVGNVANVAQSNAQGQGLLGNIATVVQANVNTGQSNSNSNSNSIGNVGNIAQSNVGGSQGQGLLGSIGNIANVGQSNVGGSQGQGLLGSIGNIANVGQSNVGGSQIQGLLGSIGNIANVGQSNAGGSQGQGLLGSIGNIANVGQSNINGQQGLGIGNIANVGQSNIGGLLGPSGNIGNVANIGQSNLAAILNYLYGNGQNYYSYGRGYNNYDNNNYYNNKNNYNNNNNYNNRFNYDNNMYYNNNNNYNNNNNYGEDRNIERPCQVFDTYCIRKYFAENSKCKESQGPVPDPMYRTQSTSFLPRVNITMTSHDALYSGLNGRIEEFYINKETDKLVLAIEFRNLTFYSKDTYFRFHRRGREPIVNVDYLYVNYKSVVSTIVIPNRKDLQLQKSETVSYVNEVPSFSIGRNAFDHPDSTVQLAKAQILTDISTDAQEMELTESAFYASTFIQYSICDFGLKVL
- the LOC124537934 gene encoding probable cyclin-dependent serine/threonine-protein kinase DDB_G0292550 isoform X6; its protein translation is MTKALCFALLFVYCSCSKSKNDLRIPSVADLNNSDGSVGNIGGGSIGNIANIAQANIGPLGGIGNLGNNALGYISSLGSLANLGGMNNGGQGNNGNLGSIGNIANVAQSNLGSTSIGNIATVVQANVDTSGSDGNSNSGDNNSNNNNNNNSNNNNNNSNNNNNNNNNNEQNGNGSQGNVGNVANVAQSNAQGQGLLGNIATVVQANVNTGQSNSNSNSNSIGNVGNIAQSNVGGSQGQGLLGSIGNIANVGQSNVGGSQGQGLLGSIGNIANVGQSNAGGSQGQGLLGSIGNIANVGQSNINGQQGLGIGNIANVGQSNIGGLLGPSGNIGNVANIGQSNLAAILNYLYGNGQNYYSYGRGYNNYDNNNYYNNKNNYNNNNNYNNRFNYDNNMYYNNNNNYNNNNNYGEDRNIERPCQVFDTYCIRKYFAENSKCKESQGPVPDPMYRTQSTSFLPRVNITMTSHDALYSGLNGRIEEFYINKETDKLVLAIEFRNLTFYSKDTYFRFHRRGREPIVNVDYLYVNYKSVVSTIVIPNRKDLQLQKSETVSYVNEVPSFSIGRNAFDHPDSTVQLAKAQILTDISTDAQEMELTESAFYASTFIQYSICDFGLKVL
- the LOC124537934 gene encoding uncharacterized protein DDB_G0283357-like isoform X3, with amino-acid sequence MTKALCFALLFVYCSCSKSKNDLRIPSVADLNNSDGSVGNIGGGSIGNIANIAQANIGPLGGIGNLGNNALGYISSLGSLANLGGMNNGGQGNNGNLGSIGNIANVAQSNLGSTSIGNIATVVQANVDTSGSDGNSNSGDNNSNNNNNNNSNNNNNNSNNNNNNNNNNEQNGNGSQGNVGNVANVAQSNAQGQGLLGNIATVVQANVNTGQSNSNSNSNSIGNVGNIAQSNVGGSQGQGLLGSIGNIANVGQSNVGGSQGQGLLGSIGNIANVGQSNVGGSQGQGLIGSIGNIANVGQSNVGGSQIQGLLGSIGNIANVGQSNINGQQGLGIGNIANVGQSNIGGLLGPSGNIGNVANIGQSNLAAILNYLYGNGQNYYSYGRGYNNYDNNNYYNNKNNYNNNNNYNNRFNYDNNMYYNNNNNYNNNNNYGEDRNIERPCQVFDTYCIRKYFAENSKCKESQGPVPDPMYRTQSTSFLPRVNITMTSHDALYSGLNGRIEEFYINKETDKLVLAIEFRNLTFYSKDTYFRFHRRGREPIVNVDYLYVNYKSVVSTIVIPNRKDLQLQKSETVSYVNEVPSFSIGRNAFDHPDSTVQLAKAQILTDISTDAQEMELTESAFYASTFIQYSICDFGLKVL